The region GAATATCAATATCCTGAAGTATGTCAAGAACCTGGGGGCTTCTTTAGATTGTGTATCTATCAATGAGGTGAAACTTGGATTAAAAGCAGGATTTCCGAAAGAAAAAATACTTTTTACTCCCAACTGTGTTGACCTGGCTGAAATAGAAGAAGCAATGACTTTCGGAGTTCATATTAACATTGATAACATTTCTATTCTTGAGCAGTTCGGGAATAAATTCGGAAACTCTTACCCGATATTTGTGAGAATCAATCCGCATATCTTTGCAGGTGGAAATTATAAAATCTCAACAGGGCATATCGACAGTAAATTCGGGATCTCCATTCATCAGCTTCGCCACATCGAAAGGGTGATGAAGAGTACCAATCTTAATGTTGAAGGCCTTCACATGCATACAGGAAGTGAAATCAAAGACCCGGAGGTATTCCTTCAGGCCTTGGATATCATGCTGGAACTGTCTGAGCATTTCCCTAACCTGAAATATCTGGATATGGGAAGCGGATTCAAAATTCCTTACCAGGACAGTGAAGAAGAAACAGACGTCAGAACTTTAGGTAAGAAAGTAGAAAAAGTATTGGGAGAATTCTCTAAAATGACAGGAAGAAAATTTGAATTATGGTTTGAGCCTGGAAAATTCCTTGTAGGGAAAAGCGGTTACCTGCTGGTGAAAGCTAATGTGATCAAGCAGACTACAGCCACTGTTTTTGTAGGCGTAAATTCAGGATTTAATCACCTGATCCGTCCTATGTTCTATGATTCTTACCATATGATTGAAAACCTGTCCAATCCAAAAGGAGCAGAAAGGATTTATACCGTGGTCGGAAATATCTGTGAGACCGATACATTTGCATGGGACAGAAAACTGAATGAAGTAAGAGAAGGTGATATCCTTGCCTTCCATAATGCAGGAGCCTACGGTTTCGAAATGAGTTCCAATTTCAATTCAAGACTGAAGCCTGCAGAAGTTTTATTTCTGGATGGAAAAGCTCACCTGATCCGAAAAAGAGATGAGTTTGAAGATCTATTGAGAAATCAGATCGAAATCGTGATGTAAATTTAAGAGATAATCATATGAACAGCCGCCTTTTCAGGTGGCTGTTTTGTTTTATATAATACTTTTAGTAGTAGGATTGTTTGTAACCAAACCTAATGTTTTCAAAACCTGTTAGGTTTGACAGATCATAAAATTACAGATTTTTTAACATAGAAACGCTAGGGAAGGTTCATTTTAAATAGTTAAATTTGATAGGAATACAGCTTGAAGCTGTAGTTATTTCAGAAATATAACCACCAAATCTATTATTATTATGGCCAAAAATATAGCGGAGCAGATTGTTGAAATGCTCGAAAATGCCAATGTGAAAAGAATTTATGCCGTTACAGGAGACAGTCTCAATCATCTGAATATTGCTGTGAAGAATAGCAGCATCCAATGGATTCATGTTCGGCATGAGGAGGTAGGGGCTTATGCAGCCGCCGCAGAAGCGGAACTGGACGGTCTGGCGGTATGTGCAGGAAGCTGTGGTCCTGGGCATGTTCACTTGATTAACGGAGTGTATGAAGCACACCGTTCCCATGTTCCTATGCTGGTCATTGCTTCTACCATTCCCAGTGACGAAATGGGAATGGATTACTTTCAGGAAACCAATACTATAAAACTGTTCGACGATTGCAGCTATTACAATCAGATGATCACAAGACCGGAGCAGGTACAGCGTACCGTTCAGACAGCTCTTCAGCACGCCATTTCAAAAAAAGGAGTTGCTGTGATCGGGCTTCCGGGAGATGTTTCTGAGCTGGAAGCTGAAGAGGGATCAACCTCTGCCCAGATTTTTAAAACCAATCCGGTGATACGGCCTTCGGATGGTGAACTGAAGAGCCTTGCAGAGCTTATCAATGGAAATAAAAAGGTAACGCTGTACTGTGGAATTGGTGCTTCAGCAGCAAGCGCAGAAGTGATAGCATTATCTAAACATTTAAAAGCTCCTGTGGGCTATTCATTCCGTGGAAAAATGGACATTCAGCCCAATAATCCGAATGAAGTGGGGCTTACGGGGCTGTTGGGTTTTCCTTCCGCCTATCATGCAATGCATGAAGCAGATGTGGTTGTTCTTCTCGGAACAGATTTTCCGTATCAGAAATTCATGCCGGTAAAAAATAAGATCGTACAAATTGATGAAAGCGCGGAAAGGCTGGGAAGAAGGGCGAAACTTGAAATGGGACTGGCAGGCGATGTCAGGGAAACCATCAAAGCACTCCTTCCTTTGCTCGAAGAGAAGACTGATGTTCACTTTCTTAATGAACAGCTGGCATTTTATGAAAAGGTAAAAGAAAATCAGCTGGAATATGTTAAAGATTCGGGTAAGGAAAATGCTATTCAGCCGGAATATGTCGCCCATACACTGGATCGTCTTGCTGAAAAAGATGCCATATTTACTGTAGATACCGGAATGTGCTGCGTCTGGGGAGCCCGGTTCATTACAGGAACCGGTAAAAGGAAAATGCTGGGGTCATTTAATCACGGATCTATGGCCAATGCGATGCCAATGGCCATCGGAGCAGCACTTTCACATCCGGAAAAGCAGGTGATTGCGATGTGCGGAGATGGAGGGTTGTCTATGCTTCTGGGAGATATGGCTACTATTTTTCAGTATAAATTACCTGTGAAGCTGATTGTTTTCAATAACAGGACCCTCGGGATGGTAAAGCTGGAAATGGAAGTGGGAGGAATGCCGGATAACGAAACAGATATGATCAATCCTGATTTTGCGATGGTAGCAAAGGCTATGGGATATCCGGGAAGAAACGTTCATTTACCCGAAGAAGTGGAAGATGCTATAAAAGAATGTCTGCAGCATAACGGGCCTTATCTTTTGAATATTTTTACGAATCCTAATGCATTGGCTCTGCCTCCTAAAATTGAGTTTGATCAGGTAATGGGAATGACAAAATCCATGGCACAGCTCATGCTTGGCGGAAAGATGGATGAGGTCTTTGAAACAGTAAAAAGTAACTATAAACATATTAAAGGTCTTTTATAAACAAGGGGTAAAGATCCAATAAGATTGTTTTTTTTAGATACCGGCTCGACTTCACACTTTTGTGTGAAGTTTTTCTTTTCGGGAAATCCCGTAAATATTTACCTTTGCTTAATATTGAACTTATAAATAGCATATATTATGAAAACGATATTTTTATTCCTGGCTCTTTGTATCGCAAATTTTTCATTTGCACAGGATCAGGAAGAAAGGAACGACACTTTTATTGCTGAAAACAATAAAAATATTTTAAAAATAGACATTAAAGAACCGTTTATGCAGGTTGCTGTTAAATGTAATGACTTTAAGCCGGCAGCATATGAAGGCGGCGTAGAAGCTTACAAAACTATACTGAACAAATATATGTATGCCTATCTGAATTCAGATTTTTATGCATTGGCAGGAGATTTTACATTCACGCTGTTCCTTGATGCCAAAGGAAAAGTGGTGGATGTGAAAGGAATGCCTAAAGTGGCCAATAGCGAAGTCTTCTTCGATGACATGCAGTATGTGGTAAGAAGAATCAAGAAAAACTGGACTCCTGCATCATGTGGTGGAAATCCCGTACCTTCGCAGATCAAAGTGAAAATGAACTTCTCTTCCGTATCAGTAGAGATGTAAAACTAAACTATAACCATGAAAAAACTTCTTTTAATTTTACCTTTATTGCTGTTAAGCGGTAAAGGATTTTCGCAGCAAGCTGCTGCTGAGTACCAATATCAGAATAGCTCCGATTTTCAGAAAGCAGAATTTCCGGGTGGAGAAGAGGCTTTCAGAAAAGAGTTCCTGAATATGGTCTATGCTTATGTAGATGTTGCTTTATATGCAATTCAGGGCGAAGTCACTTTTATATTTAATATCAATTCAAAAGGAAAAATTGATAAGTTGGATGTACTTCCTAAGTTCAGAAACAATGAAATGTTTGTAGATGATATGAAGTATGCCCTTAAAAAGGTAAAAGGAAAATGGAGTCCTGCTACCAAAAGCGGTGTTCCGGTTGATTCCAAAGCTATTATGAAAATCAGGTTTAGTAATAATACCTATGATCATGATTAAAAAAATACTGCAGTTGATCGATTTAATTTAACTAAAAATAGTTTTTTACAATTCAATATTAATTCTTCAAAAAGACAGTGTTGAGTTTATCATTTTGTTAAAATAATCTCCTGCCATTCTGTCACAATATTTTGTATCTTTGCAGACTCATTTGTTCGTAATTTCAAATTACGAACCCTAAATTGATTATCGTGCAGGAAAAATATATAGACGAAACAAAACAGGGCGAAGCTTTTGCCATTGCAGAAAGACCTGAGAATTCTAAAAAACTGTTTTTAGAAAGCTATGGCTGTCAGATGAATTTCTCTGACTCTGAGATTGTTGCATCCATTCTTAACGAACAGGGATATAATACAACAATGAAGGCCGAAGAAGCCGATCTTATCCTGTTAAATACCTGCTCCATTCGTGAGAAAGCTGAGCAGACCGTAAGAATGCGTCTTTCCCAGTTTAAAAACCTTAAAAAAGAAAAACCGAATATGACGGTGGGGGTTCTTGGATGTATGGCGGAAAGATTGAAAACAAAATTCCTGGAAGAAGAGCAATTGGTAGACCTTGTAGTGGGGCCTGATGCTTACAGAGACCTGCCGAACCTTCTGAAAGAAACGGATGATGGAAGAGATGCGATCAATGTAATCCTTTCCAAAGAAGAGACTTATGCCGATATTAACCCGGTTCGTTTAGGAGGAAACGGAGTAACAGCCTTTGTAACCATTACAAGAGGTTGTGATAACATGTGTACTTTCTGTGTTGTTCCGTTTACCAGAGGAAGAGAGAGAAGCCGTGATCCGCATTCAATTATTGACGAATGTAAAGATCTTGCCAATAACGGATATAAAGAAATTACCCTTTTGGGACAGAACGTTGACTCTTACCTGTGGTATGGAGGTGGTCCCAAAAAAGATTTTGCAAAAGCTTCTGAAATGCAGAAAGCCACTGCAGTGAATTTCGCACAGTTGCTTGATCTGGTAGCCAAAGCGGTTCCTGAAATGAGAATCAGATTCTCAACATCCAATCCTCAGGATATGAGTCTGGAGGTCTTCAGAATGATGGCAAAACATGATAATATCTGTAAATATGTACACTTACCTGTACAGAGCGGAAGCAATAATATGCTTGCAGCCATGAACAGACAGCATACCCGTGAAGAATATCTTGACCTGATCAAAAAGGCGAAGGAAATTGTTCCGGAAGTTGCGTTCTCTCAGGATATGATCGTTGGATTCTGTAATGAAACCGAAGAAGACCACCAGGATACACTGAGCCTGATGAGAGAAGTGGAATATGACTACGGTTATATGTTTGCGTATTCAGAAAGACCGGGAACTCCGGCTCACAAAAAAATGGAGGACAATATTCCTGCTGATGTGAAGCAGAGACGTCTTGCTGAAGTAATTGCCCTGCAGGGCGAGCTTTCCAGGATGAGAATGAAATCTTATGTGGGAAGAGTACACCAGATTCTGATTGAAGGAACATCTAAAAAGAACGAAAACCAGTGGAAAGGAAGAAATTCCCAGAATGCCGTATGTGTCTTCGATAAACTGGAAGGACAGAAAATAGGTGACATTGTGGACGTTTTTGTTTATGACAACACTCAGGGCACACTTTTAGGAAGAATAGCTGAATAACTGTAAGCTTTGTGATACAGGAGAAAATTATCTTCCGAAAGTAAAATAAACGGTTATTACCGTTAGATTTTTAGTAAATTGTGAAGGAAAACAGGGCACTTCAGACTTCAGCAGATGAATGCCGGTCTGAAAGAAGCCGTTTTGGATAAAAAACAGGGAGATAAGCTTTTGCGTTTTACAAAATCGCCGGATGTCTGAATCCCCAAAGAGATAAAAGGTTTAAAAATAGGCTATTATCAGTATTTAACCTATAAAATTGAAAATGGAAAAGTTTCAGAGGTATTACCTTAGCTTTTTGCTGCTTATCGTTTACACCAATACTATTGCACAGGTCAACTGTAATGCAGTAGAGGGGGAGAACTGCAAGAAAGCTTGTGAGTTATACAACTGGGCTTCAAATTTACAAGGTTCCGGGGAGTCGGAGGAAGGCTTTGATAAGGCGATTGGACTCTGTCCGGATTTCTCCGGTGCTTATATGGAGAAAGCGGCCCCTTACCTTAAAAACGGGGATTTTTCCACCTGGAAGATTCTGATTGATAAGGCTGTCGCCTTAGACCCTAAAATGCATCTTGGATACAGAGGTTGGTGCAGGTTCCAGTTTTTGCGGGATTATAGCGGTGCTGTTCAGGATCTTGAAACCCTTAAGCAATATTACCCGGAAGATTTAGGAAGATCCCTGAATGGAGATTATCGTCTGGAGGTCGTAAAGCGTATGTCTTATAGTGCTTTAGGACAGAAGGAAAAAGCGACAGGAATTATTGAAAAGC is a window of Chryseobacterium arthrosphaerae DNA encoding:
- the lysA gene encoding diaminopimelate decarboxylase, which codes for MNSKELLKIANEFGTPVYVYDAESIKVQYEKLTSSFLKHTKFFYAAKALTNINILKYVKNLGASLDCVSINEVKLGLKAGFPKEKILFTPNCVDLAEIEEAMTFGVHINIDNISILEQFGNKFGNSYPIFVRINPHIFAGGNYKISTGHIDSKFGISIHQLRHIERVMKSTNLNVEGLHMHTGSEIKDPEVFLQALDIMLELSEHFPNLKYLDMGSGFKIPYQDSEEETDVRTLGKKVEKVLGEFSKMTGRKFELWFEPGKFLVGKSGYLLVKANVIKQTTATVFVGVNSGFNHLIRPMFYDSYHMIENLSNPKGAERIYTVVGNICETDTFAWDRKLNEVREGDILAFHNAGAYGFEMSSNFNSRLKPAEVLFLDGKAHLIRKRDEFEDLLRNQIEIVM
- a CDS encoding thiamine pyrophosphate-dependent enzyme; this translates as MAKNIAEQIVEMLENANVKRIYAVTGDSLNHLNIAVKNSSIQWIHVRHEEVGAYAAAAEAELDGLAVCAGSCGPGHVHLINGVYEAHRSHVPMLVIASTIPSDEMGMDYFQETNTIKLFDDCSYYNQMITRPEQVQRTVQTALQHAISKKGVAVIGLPGDVSELEAEEGSTSAQIFKTNPVIRPSDGELKSLAELINGNKKVTLYCGIGASAASAEVIALSKHLKAPVGYSFRGKMDIQPNNPNEVGLTGLLGFPSAYHAMHEADVVVLLGTDFPYQKFMPVKNKIVQIDESAERLGRRAKLEMGLAGDVRETIKALLPLLEEKTDVHFLNEQLAFYEKVKENQLEYVKDSGKENAIQPEYVAHTLDRLAEKDAIFTVDTGMCCVWGARFITGTGKRKMLGSFNHGSMANAMPMAIGAALSHPEKQVIAMCGDGGLSMLLGDMATIFQYKLPVKLIVFNNRTLGMVKLEMEVGGMPDNETDMINPDFAMVAKAMGYPGRNVHLPEEVEDAIKECLQHNGPYLLNIFTNPNALALPPKIEFDQVMGMTKSMAQLMLGGKMDEVFETVKSNYKHIKGLL
- a CDS encoding energy transducer TonB → MKKLLLILPLLLLSGKGFSQQAAAEYQYQNSSDFQKAEFPGGEEAFRKEFLNMVYAYVDVALYAIQGEVTFIFNINSKGKIDKLDVLPKFRNNEMFVDDMKYALKKVKGKWSPATKSGVPVDSKAIMKIRFSNNTYDHD
- the miaB gene encoding tRNA (N6-isopentenyl adenosine(37)-C2)-methylthiotransferase MiaB produces the protein MQEKYIDETKQGEAFAIAERPENSKKLFLESYGCQMNFSDSEIVASILNEQGYNTTMKAEEADLILLNTCSIREKAEQTVRMRLSQFKNLKKEKPNMTVGVLGCMAERLKTKFLEEEQLVDLVVGPDAYRDLPNLLKETDDGRDAINVILSKEETYADINPVRLGGNGVTAFVTITRGCDNMCTFCVVPFTRGRERSRDPHSIIDECKDLANNGYKEITLLGQNVDSYLWYGGGPKKDFAKASEMQKATAVNFAQLLDLVAKAVPEMRIRFSTSNPQDMSLEVFRMMAKHDNICKYVHLPVQSGSNNMLAAMNRQHTREEYLDLIKKAKEIVPEVAFSQDMIVGFCNETEEDHQDTLSLMREVEYDYGYMFAYSERPGTPAHKKMEDNIPADVKQRRLAEVIALQGELSRMRMKSYVGRVHQILIEGTSKKNENQWKGRNSQNAVCVFDKLEGQKIGDIVDVFVYDNTQGTLLGRIAE
- a CDS encoding tetratricopeptide repeat protein, which codes for MEKFQRYYLSFLLLIVYTNTIAQVNCNAVEGENCKKACELYNWASNLQGSGESEEGFDKAIGLCPDFSGAYMEKAAPYLKNGDFSTWKILIDKAVALDPKMHLGYRGWCRFQFLRDYSGAVQDLETLKQYYPEDLGRSLNGDYRLEVVKRMSYSALGQKEKATGIIEKLLATRGHVKGLFDHDQLGVIYFEQGRYDKTLENFEKQSKEYDFAENIYFKSKVSKIRNKDYLDLKMLALKPYDEGKVMKDVDTHHFNKIYRKQIAEL